GGGCGATTTCGCCGAACTGGTGAAGAGCGCGCTCGACGAGGCCCGTCTCATCGGGCAGCGCAGCGAGAAACTCTCCATGGAGGGCATCCGCGACAACGCCGATCTCAACCAGGTCATCACCGCGGTGGCCGAGGCGGAGGTAACCTTGCAGACGGTGGTTTCGATCCGCGACAAGGTGATCGACGCCTACAAGGAAATCCTCCGCATGCCGATCTGACGGCCGGCCGAAGGAGGCCGTCGTGACCGAAGTCACCGTTCTCGATGTGGGGCGCGATGCCATGATCGTCGTGCTCAAGCTTTCGCTGCCGCTGCTGATCGCGACACTGGTGGTGGGGCTCATCATCGCCCTTTTCCAGGCCCTCACGTCGATCCAGGAAATGACCCTGACGTTCGTGCCCAAGATCGTCGTGGTGTTCGTCGGGCTGATCGTCTTTCTGCCGTTCATGATGCGCGTCATCGTCGAGTTCGGCGAACGGCTGTTCGACCGCATCGTCGGGCTCGGTCTCGGTTAGGGCATGCTGCAGGACCTTCTCACGCTCAACGTCTTCGGTTTTCTCCTGCTGTTCTGCCGGGTGGGAACGGCCTTCGTCACGCTGCCGGGCTTCAGCGCCGCCTATGTGTCGACCGACATCCGCCTGATCATGGCGCTGGCCGTCAGCTTCGTGCTGGCGCCGGTGGTGGTGCCGGGCCTGCCGGGGCCGCCTTCGACAGTGTCCGGCCTGATCGTGCTGGTCCTGGGCGAGGTGCTGGTCGGCGGCTTCTTCGGGGCAATCGGGCGCATCATCTTCGGCGCCCTGCACACGGCGGGTACCCTCATCGCCTACGAGGCTTCGCTGGCCAACGCCTTCGTCAACGACCCCATCGCCGAGCAGCAGGGCTCGGTCCTTTCGGGCTTCCTCACCACCGTCGGCATCGTTTTCGTCTTCGTCACCGATGTGCATCACCTGATGCTGCGCGCCGTGGCCGACAGCTATACGCTGTTCATTCCCGGGGAAATGCCGGCGGTCGGCGATTTCAGCGAGGCGATCAGCCGCTATGTGGCCGACAGCTTCGCATTGGCGGCCCAGATCGCCTCGCCCTTCCTGCTGGCCGGCACCGCACACTTCCTGCTGCTGGGCATTCTGGGCCGATTAATGCCGGCGCTGCCGGTCTTCTTTGTCGGATTGCCGATCCAGATCGCCACCCAGATCACCCTGCTGGCGTTCAGTCTTTCGACCATGATGTTGGTGTTCACCACGCGGTTCGGCGAGGGTTTCCGCGCGTTCACCATCTCATAGGGGCGCCCGATGGCCGAAGAAGACGACTCCCAAAAAACAGAAGACCCAACGGCGAAAAAGCTCGAGAAGGCCCGCGAAAAAGGCCAAGTGGCCATGTCGCAGGAGGTCAAGAGCTGGCTGATCCTGCTGGCCGCCGCCATGGCGCTCTATGTCATGGCGGGGCCGATCATGACCGACATCCGGCGTTTGAGCTTGCGCTTCCTTGAATCGGCCCATGCCATCCCCGTGGATCCCGCCCACCTGCGCCTGCTCATGTCCGATGTGCTGCTGGAGGTTGGCACCATCCTGGCGCCGCTGGCGCTCCTGCTGGTGGTGGTCGCGCTGGCCGCCAGCATCGGCCAGTCCGGCTTGCTGATCTCGACGTCGAAGATCGCGCCCAAAATGTCGAAGATCTCGCTGATCAAGGGCTTCAAGAACAAGTTCTCGGTCCGCCAGTTCGTCGAGTTCCTCAAGGGCATCATGAAGATCGCGGTTGTGGCGGTGGTGGCGGTGGGGCTGGCGGTGCCGATGTTCGACGACATCACGCTGGCGCCGATGACCGACCTGGTGTGGAGCCTGCAAAAGCTGCATCGTATCTCGCTGTGGCTGGTGGCCGGCACGGTGGCCGTGATGACGATCATCGCGCTGCTTGATTTCGCCTACCAGAAATACGCCTACACGAAGCAGTTGAAGATGACCAAGCAGGAGGTCAAGGACGAGTACAAGCAAGCCGAGGGCGATCCCCAGATCAAGGCCCAGATTCGCCGCATCCGCGCCCAGCGCGCCCGCCAGCGCATGATGGCGGCGGTGCCCAAGGCCGACGTCGTGATCACCAACCCGACCCATTTCGCGGTGGCGCTGGAATACAAGATGGACGAGATGGCCGCGCCCAGGCTGGTGGCCAAGGGCATCGACACGCTGGCCCTGCGCATCCGCCAGGTGGCCGAGGAAAACGACGTGCCGATCGTCGAAAACCCGCCGCTGGCCCGGGCCCTTTACGCCGCGGTCGAGCTCGACGAGGAAATTCCGCCCGAACACTTCAAGGCGGTCGCCGAGGTTATTGGGTACGTCATGCGCTTGCGTGGTAAACTGCCTCCGGCAGTGGCCGGCTGAACCGGCGCCGGAGCGAGGGAAAAGGACGCGATTGACGGCTGGCGACGACCATAGCGGAGTGCCCGCGGCCCCGGCCGCCTCAACCCCGCCGCCGGATACGGCGGGGTCTTTCGCCGTCCGTTGCAAGGACTGGGCGGAGCGCCCGTTCGTTTGGGGCACCGCCGCCGCCGGCTTCGCCATCGCCGCCGGATTGGGGCTGCTGGCCGACATGCCGCTGACGGCCGGTCCGCTGGCGGCGGCGGCAGGGCTGGGCGTCCTGGGGCTGGCGTGGAGCGTGGACCGCCGGCGCGGTCTCGACCGGGTGGCCAGGCTTCTGATGGCGGCCGCGGAAACCAGCCTGGACGCCTGCCTGATCACCACCGCCGACGGACGCTTCGTCTATGCCAACGCCGCCTTCCTCCGGCTGTTCGCGACGGCGGCGTCCCTCGACGCGATGGGTTCCCTTCTCGACGACGGCGAGCGTTGGGCCGAGGCGTTCCGCCGGTTGCGGGCGGCGGCGGAGGCCGGCGTCTCGGGTGCCGCCGACCTGCCCGTCAAGGGCGTGGACGGCGCCATCGAGTGGCGCCAGGTTTCGGTGTGGCCGCTGGCCGGCCAGCCGCCCCACGCCATCTGGCGCGCCAGCGACATCACGGCCCGGCGCGAAATGGACAGCGTGCGCCAGCGCGAGGAAGAGGCGCTGGCCGATTTCCTCGACAACCTGCCCGCCGGATTCTTCTCGGTGGATGCCGAGGGGCGCATCCTTCACGCCAACGCGACGCTGGCCGCCTGGCTGGGGCTGCCGGCCGCCCGCATGCGGGCCGAGGGTATGGCGTTTGCCGACTTCGTGGTGGCGTCCGGTGCCAACTGGCGAAGCGAAGGCGACGAGCCGGCCATGAACGGCGAGGTGACGCTGGAGGCGGCCGACGGCACGACCTTCCCGGCGCTTCTCCTCCAATCGATGCGGGCCGCCGACGACGGCGCCATGCTCTACAGCCGCTCGCTGGTGCTGCGCGACGTGGCGTGGAAGATCGGCGAGGGGGATTCGGTGGCGCTCGCGCTGTCGCGCCTGCACTGGCTGTTCGACGAGGCGCCGGTCGGCATCGTGCTGCTCGACCTGCACGGCAACGTCACCGACTGCAACCGGGCCTTCCTCAAGCTGCTGGGCATCCATCGCGAGGCGGTGGCCGGCCGGCCGCTGGCCGAACGCATGAGCAAGGAGGACAGAAGCGACCTGTCGGTGCAGCTCTCCAAGGTGGTGATGGGCACCTCGCGGGCCGCCCATGTCGAGGTTCGCATGCCGGCCGCCGGCGGGCGCGAGCTGACGGTGTCGCTCTATGCCAGCCGGATGGAGGACAACCTGGGCGAGGTGTCGGGGCTGGTGCTCCACTTCATCGACACCACCGAGCAGAAGACGCTGGAGGTACAGTTCACCCAGGCCCAGAAGATCCACGCCGTGGGCCAGCTGGCCGGGGGCATCGCGCACGACTTCAACAACATGCTGACCGCCATCATCGGCTTTTCCGACCTGCTGCTGGCCCGTCACGGCCCCGAAGACCCGTCGTTCGCCGATCTCATGCAGGTCAAGCACAACGCCAACCGGGCGACCAACCTGGTGCGCCAGCTTCTGGCCTTCTCGCGCAAGCAGACCTTGAAGCCGGTCGACATCGACATCGGTCACGCGCTGGCCGACCTCTCGCACATGCTGCGCCGCCTGATGGGCGAAACCATCGAGTTGTCGATCGAATCGGCGCCCGATCTGGGCATGGTGCGGGTCGACCCCGTGCAGTTCGACCAGGTGATCATCAACCTGGCGGTCAATTCGCGCGACGCCATGCCGCGCGGCGGCACGCTTTCCATCCACACCTCGAGCGTGCAGGTCGACGAGCCGATCAACCGCGGCCACGAGCTGATGCCATCCGGTTCCTACGTCCTGATCAAGGTCAGCGACACCGGCGCCGGCATCCCCAAGGAAAGCATCGGCCACATCTTCGAGCCCTTCTTCTCGACCAAGGAGAAGGGCTCCGGCACCGGGCTCGGGCTGTCCACCGTCTATGGCATCGTGCGCCAGACCGGCGGCTTCATCTTCGTCGACAGCGCGCCCGGCGAGGGGACCGTCTTCGACATCTACCTGCCCGAGATCGTCGACGCCGCCGCCTGGCGGCCGGCTCCGGCCGCCGCGGCCGAACGCGACACGTCCGAGGTCGATCTTACCGGCGGCGGCACCGTGCTGCTGGTCGAGGACGAGGAGGCGGTGCGCATGTTCGGCGCCCGCGCGCTGCGCAACAAGGGCTACAAGGTGCTGGAGGCCGACAGCGGCGAGGGGGCGCTCGACGTCATCAATTCGAGCGGCGAGTCCATCGACCTCATCATCAGCGACGTGGTGATGCCGGGCATGGACGGCCACACCTTCGTCCGCCTGGTCCGCCAGGAGCTGCCCGAGGTCAAGGTCATTCTGGTGTCGGGCTATGCCGAGGAGACGGTGGCCGGCGACATCCAGCGCGACCCCACGCTGCATTTCCTGCCCAAGCCCTACAGCCTCCAGCAACTGGCCGGCAAGGCCAAGGACGTGCTGACCAAGTGAGGCGGTGGGGTATTGTCGCCGAATCGGGCGATTGTATACTTAACAAAGCAGGTGAGTCGTAGTAGAAGAGAACGGACAGGCCGGCGTTAAGTTTCAGGACCTTGGTTTGACGGATGAAGCCGTCATTGCTGGCGGCTGCGCGCTAAAATTACAGGGTGGATGTCAAGTGAGTCTGAATATGGACGATCTGGAAGCTCGCGAACTTGCTGTAGAAGTTTTTCGAGCAATGTACCCCCACTTAATTCGCCAGCCTCATAAATCAGCTTGCCAAGAAGGCTGAAGTTTTCGGCAGATTCTTTGATCGCCTTCGTTGTTAGTGTTCGTTCGACGTGGCTCTGGAAGTCGTCAGTAGGAACATTCGGAATGAGTGTTCCTCCTAACATTTCATCATCGACGGTGGAAACGGTTGGAAGTTCATGTGCCAGTTTGTTGCGTACGGGATACCATCTGCTGGCGGCGTTGCATCCAGACTTAAAAATCTTTTGCCTTACCACGTGCTTCTGCGGCAACTTGGCGTATTTTATGGCTGCCATTAACATGTCGCGTTTACCGTTGAATGCGCGGGCGGAAAAGAAGATGGGATCGGCAAGGCCATCTTTGATGTTAAGAGTCAGCGCAAACGCCGATGCTAGGGCGTGTTCTAGGCCAGCCCATGCGGCAATAGCTTCACCAATGGCCTGATAGAGTGCAGGCCATTCCGCATCTATCTTGGGTTTTAAAGAATCCGGCGGGGTTTTTTTGGTAGACATGACGAGTTCCGATAAAAAGACCGACGATCAGAAGATGAATGAGGTGTTGAGGCGGATGCTCAACACACCGCCGAAGCCGCACAAGCCTAAACCGAAACAGGTGAAAAAGACGGGAGGAAAAACTAATTAATTCGTCTTGTGCCGTCGAGATTTTTATCGCTTATGCGCATCCGTTGCCGGTACTTTTCAAACTCCCTCTCGGCGTGCTCTTGTGCCCTTTTCGCAAGGTAATTTTTGTATTCCCTGAACACTGGATACCCCTGCACCTCAAGCAACTCGTCAAATTTCTGACTAAGTTGTTCCATGGTGAGTTGGTGTCCCGCAATGGCCCTGGATTCAACAAAAAGAAGGAATTGTTCGCAAAGCAAATGCAGAGAATATAGTTCGTCCGGGTTTAAATAGTTTTTTCCAATTTTTGCGTCCGCCTTAGTGGGTCTTCCAGTTTTGGTAGAGGTAAGCCCCATAAAATCCTTCATCCCATCAGCGCGCCGCAGGACGATTTCTGCCGACACAGATTCGGTTATGGCGTAAGTAAATTTGTCCTGCAACTTAGCGTAAAATGTTTTTGTGGCAGGCGCTCCGCTATCGTAATCGCTTGATGAGATTTTGAAACAGTCCCGAACCGACTGGTAGATGTTCTTTTCCTGTGTGCGAAGCCGCCTGACATTTGCCGCCAGCTTTTTCAGAGCGTTTGGATCGTCGGATAATCGACGTTCATTTAGGGCATAGCCGTCAGTGATGTAGGCTTTGAGTATGCTGGTCGCCCATTGGCGGAACCGCGTGGCCTCCCGCGAACTAACGCGATAGCCGACCGAGATAATGACGTCTAGGTTATAGTGTAAGATACTGTAATTCTTACCATCTTTGGCAGTTGCTCGGAATTTCCGGGTAACTGAGGCTTCGTCAAGTTCCCCATCACGGAATATTTTTTGGATGTGCTCAACGATTGTGTTGGACGCTCTCCCGAACAATTTGGATAGCTGCTCGACGCTGGCCCACATCGTCTCGTGCATAGGGTCAAGACTGAGGTCAATTGAACCGACATCGCTGCCTTGGTAGGTAACGAGGTCGAACGACATTTGCGCGGGACGTTTTGGCGGAGTCTTTTTGACAGCCATGTTTCCCCCCGAAGGCAATGTAGGGAGAAGTCTGACTCCGCTATAACTCCCGAGTCAACTGACGCAAGAATTTCCTGAATTGGTGTCGCGTAAGAAGCGGCTTGCTAGTACGCTCCGACACCAACCCGCCGATAGGTGAGGCGCTTGCCGGCGATGCCTTCAAGGGCTTTCTTGGTGCGCTCGGTATCGTCCAGTTTGCGGGTGTTGTACCTGAAATCAAATTCCGCGAGATAGCGGCTTAGGTGCTTCTCTCCGCAGTGTTGGTAGATGCCCTTCATGCCGCGCTTGAAGATCGAGAAGAAGCCTTCGATGGTGTTGGTGTGCGCCCACTTGCCGATGGCCCACTGGTGGATGCTGTGATTGACCGACCAGTGCTTGTGGAACTCGCGGCCGACCGGCTTGTAAACGTTGGCCTCATCAGTAACGAGGGTGGATTTGCGGTGGGCGTTCTTGACCAGGATATCGCGTACCTGATGTGACGTGACGCGATCCACATGGAAGGAGCGGGCGCTGCCGTCACGCTCGACCAGGGTAACGACCTTGTACTTGTGGCCGAGGCCCTGGATTTTCTTCCAGCCCTTCTTGTTGACGAACTTGTATTCGCCGGGGCCGGTATAGGTTTCGTCGGCTTCGATGATCTTTCCCCTGCCGCCCATGGGGCCGGGATCGTCGTCCTTCATGGCTTCGCGGATGCGATGGGCCATGAACCACGCGGTCTTGTAAGTGACGCCAAGGGTGCGGTGGAGTTGGTGGGCGCTGAAACCCTTCTTGGATGAAGACAGAAGGCGGGTTGCCAAGAGCCACTTGTGAAGCGGGATCTTGGAGCGCTCAAAGACGGTTCCGACCGTGACGGTGAACTGCTGACGGCAGGCGTTGCATTGATAGAGGCCGGGACGGTGGGACTTGCCGGTGAGATGCGAGGCTTCCGTACTGCCGCAATGGGGGCATATGGGGCCATCGGGCCAGCGTTGGGCCTCAAGGTACTCACGGGCCTTGTTTTCGTCCTGAAAGATGGGGTCGGTAAGGTCGCACATGGTTAAGCCTTTGGCATTGTCTCGGCATACGTACGTAATAGGTCCGCAACCTTCAGAAGCGCTTCCCGTGTCACAAGGCAGTGATAATCGCCCGCGTCGGTTGTCAAAACGAGAACTCGCGTCTTTGCCTGTCCTGGCTCGGGTAGAACTCTCACCTCCTGAAGATGATGGAGTTCGGTACTTTCTGTCGGGCTCATCGGATGGCTCCTATCTGCTGACGATAGAAACCTATTCCACATGCCCTGCTTTGTCAAGTATATAAACGCCCCGAATCGGGCGGAACGGCGTGAACATTTGCCGAACTCGTTTAAATTTATCGTTTCATATCAATGGCATGACTAAACCGCTTGCCAACGAGAACATTTCGTGTACATTCGAGCGCGTTGCATCCGGAACGGCCCTGTGGAATAAGAGAGGCAGCCCATGTCGCAAAGCGTTTTACGAGTCGTGGAAAAGGACGGTATGGACAAGAACAAGGCCTTGGAGGCGGCGGTCGCCCAGATCGAACGCGCGTTCGGCAAGGGTTCCGTGATGCGGCTCGGCCAGCGCGAGAGCGCGGTGGAGGCCGACGTGGTGTCGACCGGCTCGCTGGGCCTCGACATCGCGCTCGGCATCGGCGGCCTGCCGCGCGGCCGGGTGGTCGAGATCTACGGGCCGGAAAGCTCGGGCAAGACGACGCTGGCGCTGCACGTGATCGCCGAGGCGCAAAAGAAGGGCGGCACCTGCGCCTTCATCGACGCCGAGCATGCGCTGGACCCCATCTATGCCCGCAAGCTGGGGGTCAACCTCGACGAGGTCCTGATCTCGCAGCCGGACGCCGGCGAGCAGGCGCTGGAGATCGCCGACACCCTGGTGCGTTCGGGCGCCATCGACGTGCTGGTGGTCGATTCCGTCGCCGCCCTGGTGCCGCGCGCCGAGCTGGAAGGCGAGATGGGCGATTCGCACATGGGCCTGCAGGCCCGCCTGATGAGCCAGGCCTTGCGCAAGCTGACCTCCTCGGTGTCGCGCTCGAACTGCATGATCATCTTCATCAACCAGATCCGCATGAAGATCGGCGTCATGTTCGGCAACCCCGAGACCACGACCGGCGGCAACGCGCTCAAGTTCTATGCCTCGGTCAGGCTGGAGATCCGCCGCATCGGCGCCATCAAGGACAGAGACGAGGTGGTCGGCAACCAGACCCGGGTCAAGGTGGTCAAGAACAAGATGGCGCCACCCTTCAAGATGGTCGAATTCGACATCATGTACGGCGAGGGGGTGTCCAAGACCGGCGAGCTTCTCGACCTCGGCGTCAAGGCCGGCATCGTCGAGAAGTCGGGGTCCTGGTTCTCCTACGAATCGGAACGCATCGGCCAGGGGCGCGAAAACGCCAAGGTCTTCCTCCGGGAGCATCCGGAAGTCGCCGACAAGATCGAGACGGCCATCCGCGGCCAGGCCGGGCTGGTGATGGACGCCATGCTGTCGGGCGACAGCGACGCCGTGCCCGAGACGGAGAGCGGCGCCGAAGGCTGAGGCGGTACGAGATCGGGGGGCGCGGCGCCGGGAAGGGCCGCGCCCCTTTTTCGTTGCGCGTTTGTGGACAGAACGCCGCTTGCACGGTAAAAGCGTTCGGGCGCCGGGGAGGCGTTTCCTTCGTGTCACTGAACCCTAACGCAAGTCGT
The window above is part of the Shumkonia mesophila genome. Proteins encoded here:
- a CDS encoding flagellar biosynthetic protein FliR, yielding MLQDLLTLNVFGFLLLFCRVGTAFVTLPGFSAAYVSTDIRLIMALAVSFVLAPVVVPGLPGPPSTVSGLIVLVLGEVLVGGFFGAIGRIIFGALHTAGTLIAYEASLANAFVNDPIAEQQGSVLSGFLTTVGIVFVFVTDVHHLMLRAVADSYTLFIPGEMPAVGDFSEAISRYVADSFALAAQIASPFLLAGTAHFLLLGILGRLMPALPVFFVGLPIQIATQITLLAFSLSTMMLVFTTRFGEGFRAFTIS
- the recA gene encoding recombinase RecA, translated to MSQSVLRVVEKDGMDKNKALEAAVAQIERAFGKGSVMRLGQRESAVEADVVSTGSLGLDIALGIGGLPRGRVVEIYGPESSGKTTLALHVIAEAQKKGGTCAFIDAEHALDPIYARKLGVNLDEVLISQPDAGEQALEIADTLVRSGAIDVLVVDSVAALVPRAELEGEMGDSHMGLQARLMSQALRKLTSSVSRSNCMIIFINQIRMKIGVMFGNPETTTGGNALKFYASVRLEIRRIGAIKDRDEVVGNQTRVKVVKNKMAPPFKMVEFDIMYGEGVSKTGELLDLGVKAGIVEKSGSWFSYESERIGQGRENAKVFLREHPEVADKIETAIRGQAGLVMDAMLSGDSDAVPETESGAEG
- a CDS encoding IS1595 family transposase; protein product: MCDLTDPIFQDENKAREYLEAQRWPDGPICPHCGSTEASHLTGKSHRPGLYQCNACRQQFTVTVGTVFERSKIPLHKWLLATRLLSSSKKGFSAHQLHRTLGVTYKTAWFMAHRIREAMKDDDPGPMGGRGKIIEADETYTGPGEYKFVNKKGWKKIQGLGHKYKVVTLVERDGSARSFHVDRVTSHQVRDILVKNAHRKSTLVTDEANVYKPVGREFHKHWSVNHSIHQWAIGKWAHTNTIEGFFSIFKRGMKGIYQHCGEKHLSRYLAEFDFRYNTRKLDDTERTKKALEGIAGKRLTYRRVGVGAY
- the flhB gene encoding flagellar biosynthesis protein FlhB; the protein is MAEEDDSQKTEDPTAKKLEKAREKGQVAMSQEVKSWLILLAAAMALYVMAGPIMTDIRRLSLRFLESAHAIPVDPAHLRLLMSDVLLEVGTILAPLALLLVVVALAASIGQSGLLISTSKIAPKMSKISLIKGFKNKFSVRQFVEFLKGIMKIAVVAVVAVGLAVPMFDDITLAPMTDLVWSLQKLHRISLWLVAGTVAVMTIIALLDFAYQKYAYTKQLKMTKQEVKDEYKQAEGDPQIKAQIRRIRAQRARQRMMAAVPKADVVITNPTHFAVALEYKMDEMAAPRLVAKGIDTLALRIRQVAEENDVPIVENPPLARALYAAVELDEEIPPEHFKAVAEVIGYVMRLRGKLPPAVAG
- a CDS encoding flagellar hook-basal body complex protein FliE — its product is MVTSIAGINSAAAAYATAAKRVGSGLEARDVAGKAGGGDFAELVKSALDEARLIGQRSEKLSMEGIRDNADLNQVITAVAEAEVTLQTVVSIRDKVIDAYKEILRMPI
- a CDS encoding PAS domain-containing hybrid sensor histidine kinase/response regulator, which produces MTAGDDHSGVPAAPAASTPPPDTAGSFAVRCKDWAERPFVWGTAAAGFAIAAGLGLLADMPLTAGPLAAAAGLGVLGLAWSVDRRRGLDRVARLLMAAAETSLDACLITTADGRFVYANAAFLRLFATAASLDAMGSLLDDGERWAEAFRRLRAAAEAGVSGAADLPVKGVDGAIEWRQVSVWPLAGQPPHAIWRASDITARREMDSVRQREEEALADFLDNLPAGFFSVDAEGRILHANATLAAWLGLPAARMRAEGMAFADFVVASGANWRSEGDEPAMNGEVTLEAADGTTFPALLLQSMRAADDGAMLYSRSLVLRDVAWKIGEGDSVALALSRLHWLFDEAPVGIVLLDLHGNVTDCNRAFLKLLGIHREAVAGRPLAERMSKEDRSDLSVQLSKVVMGTSRAAHVEVRMPAAGGRELTVSLYASRMEDNLGEVSGLVLHFIDTTEQKTLEVQFTQAQKIHAVGQLAGGIAHDFNNMLTAIIGFSDLLLARHGPEDPSFADLMQVKHNANRATNLVRQLLAFSRKQTLKPVDIDIGHALADLSHMLRRLMGETIELSIESAPDLGMVRVDPVQFDQVIINLAVNSRDAMPRGGTLSIHTSSVQVDEPINRGHELMPSGSYVLIKVSDTGAGIPKESIGHIFEPFFSTKEKGSGTGLGLSTVYGIVRQTGGFIFVDSAPGEGTVFDIYLPEIVDAAAWRPAPAAAAERDTSEVDLTGGGTVLLVEDEEAVRMFGARALRNKGYKVLEADSGEGALDVINSSGESIDLIISDVVMPGMDGHTFVRLVRQELPEVKVILVSGYAEETVAGDIQRDPTLHFLPKPYSLQQLAGKAKDVLTK
- the rhuM gene encoding RhuM family protein, translated to MAVKKTPPKRPAQMSFDLVTYQGSDVGSIDLSLDPMHETMWASVEQLSKLFGRASNTIVEHIQKIFRDGELDEASVTRKFRATAKDGKNYSILHYNLDVIISVGYRVSSREATRFRQWATSILKAYITDGYALNERRLSDDPNALKKLAANVRRLRTQEKNIYQSVRDCFKISSSDYDSGAPATKTFYAKLQDKFTYAITESVSAEIVLRRADGMKDFMGLTSTKTGRPTKADAKIGKNYLNPDELYSLHLLCEQFLLFVESRAIAGHQLTMEQLSQKFDELLEVQGYPVFREYKNYLAKRAQEHAEREFEKYRQRMRISDKNLDGTRRIN
- the fliQ gene encoding flagellar biosynthesis protein FliQ; translated protein: MTEVTVLDVGRDAMIVVLKLSLPLLIATLVVGLIIALFQALTSIQEMTLTFVPKIVVVFVGLIVFLPFMMRVIVEFGERLFDRIVGLGLG